One Pocillopora verrucosa isolate sample1 chromosome 10, ASM3666991v2, whole genome shotgun sequence genomic window carries:
- the LOC131782123 gene encoding uncharacterized protein: MDLRRTLRVSVILVFFLMRDAMSWRNQQRPTHWWLRSHFRLKKPCKGGNLMKIDTNQCTVSNGKQKCEAKCNGWYTKHPTTSFQLVQLRRKKCIQFSDDLDRKFSLKAVNGTSVTFEKQRCTTESNFLFAEKRVGRLYQYLHTVGNTTLCLGVPGDCGVTLSLIRADGNDRRCLFRKHRKRI; encoded by the exons ATGGACCTGAGAAGAACTTTGCGTGTTAGT GTCATTCTTGTCTTCTTTCTCATGAGGGATGCTATGTCGTGGAGAAATCAACAGAGACCAACCCATTGGTGGCTTCGTTCTCATTTTAGACTGAAAAAGCCATGTAAAGGAGGCAACCTTATGAAAATTGATACAAACCAATGCACGGTTTCTAACGGGAAGCAGAAGTGCGAGGCAAAATGTAATGGCTGGTATACCAAACATCCCACAACGA GTTTCCAACTGGTTcaattaagaagaaaaaaatgcattcaaTTTTCCGACGACCTTGACaggaaattttcattaaaagctGTCAATGGTACGAGTGTCACTTTTGAG AAACAGCGATGTACCACTGAAAGCAATTTCCTGTTTGCCGAGAAAAGAGTTGGAAGACTATATCAATATCTACACACGGTCGGAAATACTACTTTGTGCTTAGGCGTACCTGGAGACTGCGGTGTAACCTTATCCCTTATAAGAGCCGATGGAAATGATAGGCGTTGTCTGTTTAGGAAACATAGAAAGCGAATATAA
- the LOC131782118 gene encoding collagen alpha-1(I) chain isoform X2 — protein MDGKYWSFLLSFGICLMICASVTGRLALKKDIRRNASPCGSDCPSYCFPECLPDCCNFFQYYTPAPPPPPPPPQPGPPGPDGPVGPSGPPGPDGPKGIPGPPGPPGPPGFPGAPGSPAGSPGTPGPSGNPGQPGSLGEPGDMGPIGPPGPPGPPAAPGPSGPKGPNGDNGPAGAMGHPGEMGDPGLAGPPGPPGPPGLPGIPATSPPPTCPEICETICVSTCPSDCCSRAGVPGADGHVGAMRSPGDPGAAGEPGASGLPGAPATVTSYEATGGTPGQAGVQGPQGPQGASGAMGAMGSPGDPGEAGAAGLPGPPGPPGLPGVPAGTSTNDNASTGVPGPAGSQGPQGPQGAIGAMGARGKQGDPGAAGQAGPPGPPGPPGPPAGAQPSTPAAYGTPTGTPGQPGLQGPQGPQGTMGAMGARGKQGDPGAAGQAGPSGPPGPPGPPAGAQASTTAAYSTPAGTPGQPGLQGPQGPQGAMGAMGARGKQGDPGAAGQAGTPGPPGPPGPPAGAQVSTPAAYGAPTGIQGPQGPQGAMGAVGARGKQGDPGAAGQAGPPGPPGPPGPPAGAQASTPAAYGAPTGTPGQPGLQGPSGPQGAMGAMGDPGAAGQSGPPGPPGPPEVPAATPAVYSAPAGAQGPTGLQGPKGPQGTMGTPGTMGQPGDPGAAGPPGPPGPPGPPGVPAADVAPVCPAICDKLCVGICPTNNCCKKSKIPIKKVQILNKGSIIPVKAASATQGKEGVQGEKTQRGRLIQGKNPSQNIKRSKIRHKNSI, from the exons ATGGATGGGAAATACTGGTCCTTCCTTCTTAGTTTTGGAATATGTTTGATGATATGTGCATCTGTTACTGGTCGTCTGGCGCTGAAAAAGG ATATCAGAAGAAACGCCTCTCCTTGTGGCTCCGATTGCCCTTCGTACTGTTTTCCTGAATGCTTGCCCGATTGTTGTAACTTCTTCCAGTACTACACACCTGCACCACCTCCACCCCCTCCTCCACCTCAGCCCGGACCCCCCGGGCCTGATGGTCCAGTTGGTCCTAGTGGACCACCGGGGCCGGATGGACCAAAGGGAATACCCGGACCACCCGGTCCTCCGGGGCCTCCTGGATTCCCGGGAGCTCCAGGTAGTCCGGCTGGCTCTCCAG GAACACCGGGACCCTCTGGAAATCCAGGACAACCTGGAAGTTTGGGAGAACCTGGCGATATGGGTCCTATTGGCCCCCCTGGGCCCCCGGGTCCGCCAGCTGCCCCTGGCCCTTCAG GACCAAAAGGACCAAATGGTGATAATGGACCTGCGGGAGCAATGGGGCATCCAGGGGAAATGGGAGATCCGGGCTTGGCAGGACCACCTGGTCCCCCTGGACCACCCGGACTTCCAGGAATTCCAGCCACCTCTCCTCCTCCAACATGTCCTGAGATTTGTGAGACAATCTGTGTAAGTACATGCCCAAGCGACTGTTGTTCAAGAGCTGGTGTACCAGGTGCAGATG GTCATGTGGGAGCCATGAGAAGTCCAGGGGACCCAGGAGCAGCTGGGGAACCCGGAGCTTCCGGTCTCCCTGGAGCACCAGCCACAGTAACATCTTACGAAGCCACAGGTGGTACACCAGGTCAGGCAG GTGTTCAAGGACCACAAGGCCCACAAGGAGCAAGCGGAGCCATGGGGGCTATGGGAAGTCCGGGAGATCCAGGGGAAGCTGGGGCAGCCGGACTTCCGGGTCCTCCGGGTCCACCGGGTCTACCTGGGGTACCAGCGGGAACTTCCACAAATGACAATGCCTCAACGGGTGTGCCAGGTCCTGCAG GATCTCAAGGACCTCAGGGTCCTCAAGGGGCAATCGGGGCCATGGGAGCTAGGGGAAAACAGGGAGATCCCGGTGCTGCCGGACAAGCAGGACCTCCGGGTCCACCAGGGCCTCCAGGTCCCCCCGCTGGGGCACAACCATCAACACCTGCAGCCTATGGTACACCAACAGGTACACCCGGTCAACCTG GACTTCAGGGGCCCCAAGGTCCTCAAGGGACTATGGGGGCCATGGGAGCTAGGGGAAAACAGGGAGATCCCGGTGCTGCCGGACAAGCAGGACCTTCGGGTCCACCAGGACCACCAGGTCCCCCCGCTGGGGCACAAGCGTCGACTACAGCAGCTTATAGTACACCAGCTGGTACACCAGGCCAACCTG GACTTCAGGGGCCCCAAGGTCCACAAGGGGCAATGGGGGCCATGGGAGCTAGGGGAAAACAGGGAGATCCCGGTGCTGCCGGACAAGCAGGGACTCCGGGTCCACCAGGACCACCAGGTCCCCCCGCTGGGGCACAAGTGTCGACGCCTGCAGCTTATGGTGCACCAACAG GAATTCAGGGGCCCCAAGGTCCTCAAGGGGCAATGGGGGCCGTGGGAGCTAGGGGAAAACAGGGAGATCCCGGTGCTGCCGGACAAGCAGGACCTCCGGGTCCACCTGGGCCACCAGGTCCCCCCGCTGGGGCACAAGCGTCGACGCCTGCAGCTTATGGTGCACCAACAGGTACACCAGGCCAACCTG GTCTACAGGGACCATCAGGGCCCCAGGGAGCGATGGGAGCCATGGGAGACCCTGGAGCCGCCGGACAATCAGGACCTCCAGGCCCACCAGGCCCTCCTGAGGTACCAGCGGCTACACCTGCAGTTTATAGTGCCCCAGCTGGTGCACAAGGACCGACAG GACTCCAAGGACCTAAGGGCCCCCAAGGTACCATGGGAACTCCCGGGACGATGGGACAGCCAGGGGACCCAGGAGCCGCTGGACCTCCAGGACCCCCAGGGCCACCCGGGCCTCCAGGAGTACCGGCGGCGGATGTTGCACCCGTTTGCCCGGCGATTTGTGATAAATTATGTGTTGGTATTTGTCCTACAAATAATTGTTGCAAAAAGTCAAAAATCCCAATCAAGAAGGTGCAGATTTTAAACAAAGGAAGCATCATACCCGTAAAAGCTGCAAGCGCTACTCAAGGAAAGGAAGGCGTGCAAGGGGAGAAGACTCAGAGAGGAAGACTGATTCAAGGAAAAAACCCTAGTCAGAAtatcaaaagaagcaaaataaggCACAAAAATAGTATCTAG
- the LOC131782118 gene encoding collagen alpha-1(I) chain isoform X3 yields MDGKYWSFLLSFGICLMICASVTGRLALKKDIRRNASPCGSDCPSYCFPECLPDCCNFFQYYTPAPPPPPPPPQPGPPGPDGPVGPSGPPGPDGPKGIPGPPGPPGPPGFPGAPGSPAGSPGTPGPSGNPGQPGSLGEPGDMGPIGPPGPPGPPAAPGPSGPKGPNGDNGPAGAMGHPGEMGDPGLAGPPGPPGPPGLPGIPATSPPPTCPEICETICVSTCPSDCCSRAGVPGADGHVGAMRSPGDPGAAGEPGASGLPGAPATVTSYEATGGTPGQAGVQGPQGPQGASGAMGAMGSPGDPGEAGAAGLPGPPGPPGLPGVPAGTSTNDNASTGVPGPAGSQGPQGPQGAIGAMGARGKQGDPGAAGQAGPPGPPGPPGPPAGAQPSTPAAYGTPTGTPGQPGLQGPQGPQGAMGAMGARGKQGDPGAAGQAGTPGPPGPPGPPAGAQVSTPAAYGAPTGTTGQPGIQGPQGPQGAMGAVGARGKQGDPGAAGQAGPPGPPGPPGPPAGAQASTPAAYGAPTGTPGQPGLQGPSGPQGAMGAMGDPGAAGQSGPPGPPGPPEVPAATPAVYSAPAGAQGPTGLQGPKGPQGTMGTPGTMGQPGDPGAAGPPGPPGPPGPPGVPAADVAPVCPAICDKLCVGICPTNNCCKKSKIPIKKVQILNKGSIIPVKAASATQGKEGVQGEKTQRGRLIQGKNPSQNIKRSKIRHKNSI; encoded by the exons ATGGATGGGAAATACTGGTCCTTCCTTCTTAGTTTTGGAATATGTTTGATGATATGTGCATCTGTTACTGGTCGTCTGGCGCTGAAAAAGG ATATCAGAAGAAACGCCTCTCCTTGTGGCTCCGATTGCCCTTCGTACTGTTTTCCTGAATGCTTGCCCGATTGTTGTAACTTCTTCCAGTACTACACACCTGCACCACCTCCACCCCCTCCTCCACCTCAGCCCGGACCCCCCGGGCCTGATGGTCCAGTTGGTCCTAGTGGACCACCGGGGCCGGATGGACCAAAGGGAATACCCGGACCACCCGGTCCTCCGGGGCCTCCTGGATTCCCGGGAGCTCCAGGTAGTCCGGCTGGCTCTCCAG GAACACCGGGACCCTCTGGAAATCCAGGACAACCTGGAAGTTTGGGAGAACCTGGCGATATGGGTCCTATTGGCCCCCCTGGGCCCCCGGGTCCGCCAGCTGCCCCTGGCCCTTCAG GACCAAAAGGACCAAATGGTGATAATGGACCTGCGGGAGCAATGGGGCATCCAGGGGAAATGGGAGATCCGGGCTTGGCAGGACCACCTGGTCCCCCTGGACCACCCGGACTTCCAGGAATTCCAGCCACCTCTCCTCCTCCAACATGTCCTGAGATTTGTGAGACAATCTGTGTAAGTACATGCCCAAGCGACTGTTGTTCAAGAGCTGGTGTACCAGGTGCAGATG GTCATGTGGGAGCCATGAGAAGTCCAGGGGACCCAGGAGCAGCTGGGGAACCCGGAGCTTCCGGTCTCCCTGGAGCACCAGCCACAGTAACATCTTACGAAGCCACAGGTGGTACACCAGGTCAGGCAG GTGTTCAAGGACCACAAGGCCCACAAGGAGCAAGCGGAGCCATGGGGGCTATGGGAAGTCCGGGAGATCCAGGGGAAGCTGGGGCAGCCGGACTTCCGGGTCCTCCGGGTCCACCGGGTCTACCTGGGGTACCAGCGGGAACTTCCACAAATGACAATGCCTCAACGGGTGTGCCAGGTCCTGCAG GATCTCAAGGACCTCAGGGTCCTCAAGGGGCAATCGGGGCCATGGGAGCTAGGGGAAAACAGGGAGATCCCGGTGCTGCCGGACAAGCAGGACCTCCGGGTCCACCAGGGCCTCCAGGTCCCCCCGCTGGGGCACAACCATCAACACCTGCAGCCTATGGTACACCAACAGGTACACCCGGTCAACCTG GACTTCAGGGGCCCCAAGGTCCACAAGGGGCAATGGGGGCCATGGGAGCTAGGGGAAAACAGGGAGATCCCGGTGCTGCCGGACAAGCAGGGACTCCGGGTCCACCAGGACCACCAGGTCCCCCCGCTGGGGCACAAGTGTCGACGCCTGCAGCTTATGGTGCACCAACAGGTACAACAGGCCAACCTG GAATTCAGGGGCCCCAAGGTCCTCAAGGGGCAATGGGGGCCGTGGGAGCTAGGGGAAAACAGGGAGATCCCGGTGCTGCCGGACAAGCAGGACCTCCGGGTCCACCTGGGCCACCAGGTCCCCCCGCTGGGGCACAAGCGTCGACGCCTGCAGCTTATGGTGCACCAACAGGTACACCAGGCCAACCTG GTCTACAGGGACCATCAGGGCCCCAGGGAGCGATGGGAGCCATGGGAGACCCTGGAGCCGCCGGACAATCAGGACCTCCAGGCCCACCAGGCCCTCCTGAGGTACCAGCGGCTACACCTGCAGTTTATAGTGCCCCAGCTGGTGCACAAGGACCGACAG GACTCCAAGGACCTAAGGGCCCCCAAGGTACCATGGGAACTCCCGGGACGATGGGACAGCCAGGGGACCCAGGAGCCGCTGGACCTCCAGGACCCCCAGGGCCACCCGGGCCTCCAGGAGTACCGGCGGCGGATGTTGCACCCGTTTGCCCGGCGATTTGTGATAAATTATGTGTTGGTATTTGTCCTACAAATAATTGTTGCAAAAAGTCAAAAATCCCAATCAAGAAGGTGCAGATTTTAAACAAAGGAAGCATCATACCCGTAAAAGCTGCAAGCGCTACTCAAGGAAAGGAAGGCGTGCAAGGGGAGAAGACTCAGAGAGGAAGACTGATTCAAGGAAAAAACCCTAGTCAGAAtatcaaaagaagcaaaataaggCACAAAAATAGTATCTAG
- the LOC131782118 gene encoding collagen alpha-1(I) chain isoform X1, with protein sequence MDGKYWSFLLSFGICLMICASVTGRLALKKDIRRNASPCGSDCPSYCFPECLPDCCNFFQYYTPAPPPPPPPPQPGPPGPDGPVGPSGPPGPDGPKGIPGPPGPPGPPGFPGAPGSPAGSPGTPGPSGNPGQPGSLGEPGDMGPIGPPGPPGPPAAPGPSGPKGPNGDNGPAGAMGHPGEMGDPGLAGPPGPPGPPGLPGIPATSPPPTCPEICETICVSTCPSDCCSRAGVPGADGHVGAMRSPGDPGAAGEPGASGLPGAPATVTSYEATGGTPGQAGVQGPQGPQGASGAMGAMGSPGDPGEAGAAGLPGPPGPPGLPGVPAGTSTNDNASTGVPGPAGSQGPQGPQGAIGAMGARGKQGDPGAAGQAGPPGPPGPPGPPAGAQPSTPAAYGTPTGTPGQPGLQGPQGPQGTMGAMGARGKQGDPGAAGQAGPSGPPGPPGPPAGAQASTTAAYSTPAGTPGQPGLQGPQGPQGAMGAMGARGKQGDPGAAGQAGTPGPPGPPGPPAGAQVSTPAAYGAPTGTTGQPGIQGPQGPQGAMGAVGARGKQGDPGAAGQAGPPGPPGPPGPPAGAQASTPAAYGAPTGTPGQPGLQGPSGPQGAMGAMGDPGAAGQSGPPGPPGPPEVPAATPAVYSAPAGAQGPTGLQGPKGPQGTMGTPGTMGQPGDPGAAGPPGPPGPPGPPGVPAADVAPVCPAICDKLCVGICPTNNCCKKSKIPIKKVQILNKGSIIPVKAASATQGKEGVQGEKTQRGRLIQGKNPSQNIKRSKIRHKNSI encoded by the exons ATGGATGGGAAATACTGGTCCTTCCTTCTTAGTTTTGGAATATGTTTGATGATATGTGCATCTGTTACTGGTCGTCTGGCGCTGAAAAAGG ATATCAGAAGAAACGCCTCTCCTTGTGGCTCCGATTGCCCTTCGTACTGTTTTCCTGAATGCTTGCCCGATTGTTGTAACTTCTTCCAGTACTACACACCTGCACCACCTCCACCCCCTCCTCCACCTCAGCCCGGACCCCCCGGGCCTGATGGTCCAGTTGGTCCTAGTGGACCACCGGGGCCGGATGGACCAAAGGGAATACCCGGACCACCCGGTCCTCCGGGGCCTCCTGGATTCCCGGGAGCTCCAGGTAGTCCGGCTGGCTCTCCAG GAACACCGGGACCCTCTGGAAATCCAGGACAACCTGGAAGTTTGGGAGAACCTGGCGATATGGGTCCTATTGGCCCCCCTGGGCCCCCGGGTCCGCCAGCTGCCCCTGGCCCTTCAG GACCAAAAGGACCAAATGGTGATAATGGACCTGCGGGAGCAATGGGGCATCCAGGGGAAATGGGAGATCCGGGCTTGGCAGGACCACCTGGTCCCCCTGGACCACCCGGACTTCCAGGAATTCCAGCCACCTCTCCTCCTCCAACATGTCCTGAGATTTGTGAGACAATCTGTGTAAGTACATGCCCAAGCGACTGTTGTTCAAGAGCTGGTGTACCAGGTGCAGATG GTCATGTGGGAGCCATGAGAAGTCCAGGGGACCCAGGAGCAGCTGGGGAACCCGGAGCTTCCGGTCTCCCTGGAGCACCAGCCACAGTAACATCTTACGAAGCCACAGGTGGTACACCAGGTCAGGCAG GTGTTCAAGGACCACAAGGCCCACAAGGAGCAAGCGGAGCCATGGGGGCTATGGGAAGTCCGGGAGATCCAGGGGAAGCTGGGGCAGCCGGACTTCCGGGTCCTCCGGGTCCACCGGGTCTACCTGGGGTACCAGCGGGAACTTCCACAAATGACAATGCCTCAACGGGTGTGCCAGGTCCTGCAG GATCTCAAGGACCTCAGGGTCCTCAAGGGGCAATCGGGGCCATGGGAGCTAGGGGAAAACAGGGAGATCCCGGTGCTGCCGGACAAGCAGGACCTCCGGGTCCACCAGGGCCTCCAGGTCCCCCCGCTGGGGCACAACCATCAACACCTGCAGCCTATGGTACACCAACAGGTACACCCGGTCAACCTG GACTTCAGGGGCCCCAAGGTCCTCAAGGGACTATGGGGGCCATGGGAGCTAGGGGAAAACAGGGAGATCCCGGTGCTGCCGGACAAGCAGGACCTTCGGGTCCACCAGGACCACCAGGTCCCCCCGCTGGGGCACAAGCGTCGACTACAGCAGCTTATAGTACACCAGCTGGTACACCAGGCCAACCTG GACTTCAGGGGCCCCAAGGTCCACAAGGGGCAATGGGGGCCATGGGAGCTAGGGGAAAACAGGGAGATCCCGGTGCTGCCGGACAAGCAGGGACTCCGGGTCCACCAGGACCACCAGGTCCCCCCGCTGGGGCACAAGTGTCGACGCCTGCAGCTTATGGTGCACCAACAGGTACAACAGGCCAACCTG GAATTCAGGGGCCCCAAGGTCCTCAAGGGGCAATGGGGGCCGTGGGAGCTAGGGGAAAACAGGGAGATCCCGGTGCTGCCGGACAAGCAGGACCTCCGGGTCCACCTGGGCCACCAGGTCCCCCCGCTGGGGCACAAGCGTCGACGCCTGCAGCTTATGGTGCACCAACAGGTACACCAGGCCAACCTG GTCTACAGGGACCATCAGGGCCCCAGGGAGCGATGGGAGCCATGGGAGACCCTGGAGCCGCCGGACAATCAGGACCTCCAGGCCCACCAGGCCCTCCTGAGGTACCAGCGGCTACACCTGCAGTTTATAGTGCCCCAGCTGGTGCACAAGGACCGACAG GACTCCAAGGACCTAAGGGCCCCCAAGGTACCATGGGAACTCCCGGGACGATGGGACAGCCAGGGGACCCAGGAGCCGCTGGACCTCCAGGACCCCCAGGGCCACCCGGGCCTCCAGGAGTACCGGCGGCGGATGTTGCACCCGTTTGCCCGGCGATTTGTGATAAATTATGTGTTGGTATTTGTCCTACAAATAATTGTTGCAAAAAGTCAAAAATCCCAATCAAGAAGGTGCAGATTTTAAACAAAGGAAGCATCATACCCGTAAAAGCTGCAAGCGCTACTCAAGGAAAGGAAGGCGTGCAAGGGGAGAAGACTCAGAGAGGAAGACTGATTCAAGGAAAAAACCCTAGTCAGAAtatcaaaagaagcaaaataaggCACAAAAATAGTATCTAG
- the LOC131782090 gene encoding uncharacterized protein, whose protein sequence is MATFPVKRFILCGAVIGALCSALQQVEIFCNIHKERQVIANLQETVFFNCSVLRGRPMRQITWSKEDNGRKLQGLSTLPSESVPGLWSSVQISNISAKDYGRYRCEVSKDNGTDVCSVVLHVKTHPHFSKARGFFTTTPQILLEGHNPVFYCYASGWPKPSFTWLKDEVVVKDGDGNHSYGLTKRNGLLLSGLDLEIFYVRQKEDEGRYTCVAKNKFGEKRYQIKLFVNNLIVVIRLQISCNDSLLLFCSEKSQSQPKVHPYASIDQVTIKKSDNALLKCVGENTPNSTTVVFWAFKGKTLPLDGNNGLHHESNYVFFEEHSIPKVNFSLLIKNVTEQDTGAYHCKVLTLKGSDSGTIHLNLVELNEVKDSRDGQSKTSLTEFLLVGVGIFFGLLTAAIVYRQWKRSRKHRKHNTKSKDFQYDVFISFSTLDYNWVRDNLTPVLESKRINYCIHSRDFIVGKAIIENIADSIYNSRKVLAVISRNYLDSNFCREELEIAMHRSAEMADSSLLLIRLDGVDTKNLPKTLRRRTFLDYSSNMERVDWEERLLKQIQFDARGFHMNGKSNFSTDTVQLISHL, encoded by the exons ATGGCCACTTTTCCCGTCAAAAGGTTCATCTTATGTGGAGCTGTCATTGGCGCCCTCTGCAGTG CTTTACAGCAAGTCGAAATCTTTTGCAATATACACAAGGAGAGACAGGTTATAGCGAATCTCCAGGAGACAGTGTTTTTCAATTGCTCTGTCCTCCGTGGGAGACCAATGAGACAGATTACATGGAGCAAGGAAGACAATGGAAGGAAACTTCAGGGGCTTTCCACTTTACCATCCGAATCAGTACCAGGGCTCTGGTCGAGCGTGCAAATAAGCAATATCAGTGCAAAGGATTATGGGAGATACAGATGCGAGGTGTCAAAGGACAATGGAACTGACGTTTGTTCAGTAGTTCTCCATGTTAAAA CCCATCCACATTTCTCAAAAGCAAGAGGATTCTTCACCACAACCCCGCAAATTCTTTTAGAAGGTCACAATCCTGTATTCTATTGCTACGCCAGCGGTTGGCCAAAACCATCCTTCACCTGGCTTAAGGATGAAGTGGTAGTAAAGGATGGTGACGGTAATCATTCTTACGGGTTAACGAAAAGAAATGGCTTGCTTCTCAGTGGTCTGGACTTGGAGATTTTTTACGTTAGACAGAAGGAAGATGAAGGACGATACACATGTGTAGCAAAGAATAAATTTGGCGAGAAACGTTATCAAATCAAGCTTTTTGTTAACA ATCTGATCGTGGTCATAAGGTTGCAG ATCAGTTGTAATGACTCTCTTTTGCTCTTCTGCTCAGAAAAGTCCCAGTCTCAACCAAAAGTCCATCCTTACGCATCTATCGATCAAGTAACCATTAAGAAAAGCGACAATGCTTTATTGAAGTGTGTGGGGGAGAATACCCCAAATTCAACCACAGTTGTCTTCTGGGCGTTCAAAGGAAAGACATTACCCCTGGACGGTAACAATGGGCTGCATCATGAGTCAAACTACGTCTTTTTTGAGGAGCATTCCATTCCAAAAGTTAATTTCTCATTGCTGATAAAGAACGTCACGGAGCAGGATACTGGGGCATATCACTGTAAGGTCTTAACTCTAAAAGGAAGCGACTCTGGTACAATTCACTTGAATCTTGTTGAATTAA ATGAAGTCAAAGATTCTCGGGATGGGCAAAGCAAAACTTCTTTGACAGAGTTCCTGCTGGTAGGCGTCGGAATATTTTTCGGTCTGCTGACGGCTGCTATCGTTTATCGACAATGGAAGAGGAGCAGAAAACATCGGAAAC ATAACACTAAATCGAAGGACTTTCAGTACGACGTATTTATCAGCTTCAGTACCCTGGACTACAATTGGGTGAGAGACAACCTTACACCTGTTTTGGAGAGCAAGCGAATCAATTACTGTATTCACAGTCGGGACTTCATTGTTGGAAAGGCTATAATCGAGAACATTGCAGACAGTATCTATAATAGCAGAAAGGTACTAGCGGTCATTTCACGAAATTATCTTGACAGCAACTTCTGCCGTGAAGAATTGGAAATTGCGATGCACCGTTCTGCTGAAATGGCTGATTCATCTCTCCTGCTAATTCGACTCGATGGTGTTGATACGAAAAACCTTCCCAAGACACTGAGGAGGAGGACGTTCTTGGATTACTCGAGCAACATGGAAAGAGTTGACTGGGAGGAAAGACTATTAAAGCAAATTCAGTTCGATGCCAGGGGCTTTCATATGAATgggaaatcaaatttttcaacAGATACGGTCCAACTTATCAGCCATCTCTAA
- the LOC131782091 gene encoding uncharacterized protein: MKQLSRVEKPRVIRKVYFVLFFIAVNGNPRTKKCLIQSYYRAKNGSGLKGTGNLLRVGFPFGSNSNRPSQVSFTGSCSDSPAEIEFQLILANRNGTLVITLRLNANTDYVLAVRNQALVIEHLNKTGHDHEFVYSCVSKEDCEIFTLKSFKSPSYVKTDENGNPLVGSNPLDVTAWFQMLDRLKAT; the protein is encoded by the exons ATGAAGCAGCTCTCGAGGGTAGAAAAACCCAGAGTTATACGAAAG GTTTATTTCGTGCTCTTCTTCATAGCTGTAAATGGAAACCCGAGGACGAAGAAATGCCTTATTCAATCTTATTACCGGGCAAAGAATGGCAGTGGACTTAAAGGGACCGGAAATCTTCTAAGAGTTGGTTTCCCATTTGGCTCTAACTCAAACCGGCCTAGTCAAGTGTCTTTTACTGGCTCCTGTAGTGATTCTCCAGCCGAAATCG AATTTCAGCTGATACTCGCGAACAGAAATGGAACTCTAGTCATCACCTTACGTTTGAATGCAAACACTGATTATGTGTTAGCAGTAAGAAATCAGGCGTTGGTAATTGAG CACCTTAACAAAACTGGCCATGACCACGAATTCGTTTACAGCTGTGTCTCAAAAGAGGATTGTGAGATTTTTACTCTAAAGAGCTTCAAGTCTCCTTCTTATGTCAAGACCGATGAGAATGGAAACCCATTAGTTGGTAGTAATCCTTTGGACGTCACAGCATGGTTCCAGATGCTAGATAGACTGAAGGCCACATAG